One genomic window of Pseudomonadota bacterium includes the following:
- a CDS encoding F0F1 ATP synthase subunit epsilon, translating to MVGMLNLEIITPERVLVHEEVDMVEANGALGEFGILPGHIQFLTMLKIGEARYMKGGKTIYIATSGGFAEVIEDKVTFLVETAEFAGEVDVERAKKALERAESTLKGLPFDHSEYKIHEMALLRAIARISVASKNL from the coding sequence ATTGTGGGCATGCTTAACCTTGAAATAATAACCCCTGAACGGGTTCTTGTGCATGAAGAAGTGGATATGGTAGAAGCAAACGGAGCCCTCGGTGAGTTTGGCATTCTTCCAGGCCACATACAATTCCTTACCATGCTAAAGATCGGTGAAGCCCGTTATATGAAAGGCGGGAAGACCATATACATTGCCACAAGCGGGGGATTTGCTGAGGTAATTGAAGATAAGGTCACATTCCTTGTAGAGACAGCAGAATTTGCCGGGGAGGTTGATGTCGAGCGTGCAAAAAAGGCGCTGGAGAGGGCAGAATCAACATTAAAGGGACTTCCCTTTGACCATTCAGAATATAAGATACATGAAATGGCGCTACTCAGGGCAATAGCAAGAATCTCAGTGGCTTCAAAGAATTTATAA
- a CDS encoding AMP-binding protein, with product MEYWNPYTETLPREKLENIEFSYFKNMFSYAKTHSALYRDKLKGIEADDIRTVHDISKIPFTYKEELRAYQEIEPHPYGGLLGVDIKDVTTFRQTSGTTGKPVYVPESYESWQWRIESWCHILYMAGFRPRHRVFLPFGYNVYVAFWEAHYASEKVGCEVIPGGALDTKGRVNKIIEIRANAMMNTPTYGLHIAEEAMNMGIDPKSLGIERMLCAGEPMPEATRRKLEDLYGCETYDHIGGTEVCGWAGMCKVKKGLHIIEPFFLVEILDRETLTKEVGEGEQGVVVITPLGRRSFPFIRFNTNDVVVKGHSNCSCGRTSKMIMEVVGRADDLRKIRGVLFSPKTIEQLIREEFTDIVEYEIVVERKGIMDEITLRIEATPKLGKDDVENLTKRLKERAKVKTNLTCKVKVEPQGALPRYDLKAKRFKDMREVKNDG from the coding sequence ATGGAATACTGGAATCCTTACACAGAAACCTTACCAAGGGAAAAACTGGAGAATATAGAATTCTCATATTTCAAGAACATGTTCTCCTATGCAAAAACCCATTCTGCCCTGTATAGGGATAAATTGAAAGGAATAGAGGCTGACGATATAAGAACAGTTCACGATATTAGCAAAATTCCCTTCACCTACAAGGAAGAACTGAGGGCGTATCAGGAGATCGAGCCGCATCCATACGGTGGTCTCCTCGGCGTGGATATAAAGGATGTGACCACCTTCAGGCAGACGAGTGGAACTACCGGAAAACCGGTCTATGTCCCGGAGTCCTATGAGAGCTGGCAATGGAGGATTGAATCATGGTGTCATATCCTCTATATGGCAGGATTCAGGCCCAGGCACAGGGTTTTTCTCCCCTTCGGGTATAACGTATATGTGGCATTCTGGGAAGCACACTACGCTTCAGAAAAAGTAGGATGCGAAGTAATACCAGGCGGGGCACTCGATACAAAAGGAAGGGTGAATAAAATTATCGAAATACGGGCAAATGCCATGATGAATACCCCAACCTATGGCCTTCATATTGCCGAAGAAGCAATGAATATGGGCATTGACCCGAAATCTCTCGGGATTGAGAGGATGCTCTGTGCAGGGGAACCCATGCCTGAAGCTACCCGTCGTAAACTGGAAGACCTATACGGGTGTGAAACATATGACCACATCGGCGGGACTGAAGTATGCGGATGGGCCGGTATGTGCAAGGTCAAAAAGGGTCTCCATATTATAGAACCGTTTTTTCTTGTTGAGATACTCGACCGGGAGACACTCACAAAAGAGGTGGGAGAAGGTGAGCAGGGGGTAGTGGTAATCACACCCCTCGGAAGGAGGTCTTTCCCTTTCATCCGTTTCAACACAAACGACGTGGTCGTCAAAGGACATTCCAATTGCAGCTGTGGCAGAACGTCAAAAATGATAATGGAGGTTGTAGGAAGGGCTGATGATTTACGGAAGATTCGTGGGGTCCTCTTTTCTCCGAAAACCATTGAGCAGCTTATACGGGAAGAGTTCACGGATATTGTCGAATATGAGATTGTTGTCGAGCGGAAGGGCATCATGGATGAGATAACTCTGAGGATAGAGGCAACTCCAAAACTCGGAAAGGATGACGTCGAAAACCTTACAAAGAGATTGAAGGAAAGAGCCAAGGTAAAGACAAATCTGACGTGCAAGGTAAAGGTTGAGCCGCAAGGGGCCCTGCCGCGGTATGACCTTAAGGCAAAACGATTCAAAGATATGAGAGAGGTTAAAAATGATGGATGA
- a CDS encoding phenylalanine--tRNA ligase beta subunit-related protein, with amino-acid sequence MNFSIDERLFALFPSLKIGVLICEIDNTKYGEDALEVVLEDIRTHFPYEKPQDHPHIRVWREAFGKLGISASKYYSSIESLLRRALKGGPFPRINPVVDLYNAISLKYVVPMGGHAIPPLEGDISLCFAEGGEPFVPMDSGEMEVADKGEVIYKDEKEVLTRRWIWRQCHKDKVTADTKSIFIPIDVMEGLPGSLCKNIMGDMEESLLKNGNGRVIHENILTRGKLKTGFKI; translated from the coding sequence ATGAACTTTTCAATCGATGAAAGGCTTTTCGCACTGTTCCCTTCCTTAAAGATAGGCGTACTTATCTGTGAGATAGACAATACGAAATATGGAGAGGACGCTCTCGAGGTGGTCCTTGAGGATATAAGGACCCACTTCCCTTATGAGAAACCCCAGGACCATCCCCATATAAGGGTGTGGAGAGAGGCATTTGGTAAACTCGGTATCTCTGCATCAAAGTACTATAGCTCAATAGAATCACTCCTCAGGCGTGCCCTCAAAGGAGGACCCTTTCCGAGGATAAACCCTGTTGTGGATTTATACAATGCCATATCACTCAAATATGTAGTCCCCATGGGTGGTCATGCCATCCCACCACTGGAAGGCGATATATCGCTCTGTTTTGCAGAAGGTGGAGAACCATTTGTCCCGATGGATTCGGGCGAAATGGAGGTCGCTGATAAAGGCGAGGTTATATACAAGGATGAGAAGGAAGTGCTGACGAGAAGATGGATATGGAGGCAGTGCCATAAGGACAAGGTAACAGCGGACACAAAATCAATTTTCATCCCCATAGATGTGATGGAAGGCTTACCCGGTTCCCTCTGTAAAAATATTATGGGGGATATGGAGGAAAGCCTTTTAAAGAATGGCAATGGCAGGGTAATCCACGAAAATATTCTCACGAGAGGTAAGCTTAAAACAGGGTTCAAGATATAG